Genomic segment of Oncorhynchus tshawytscha isolate Ot180627B linkage group LG28, Otsh_v2.0, whole genome shotgun sequence:
TTTAGCCTATGCTGCCCTCTAGCGGTTCAGTGGAAATGTACGGGCAACATTACCAGAGATTTTGGCTTCTCAATTGTCTTTTCTTGATTCCTTACATCGCCCTCCTTCAAATATCTTAGATCTACGGTTATTTTCCTGACCTTCAATGCATGTTGAGAAGGTGGTAAGGATGGAGGATGCAAAGAATGTCCTGACAGTTTTAGGTCACGTTGGAAATGCCTGTCTTTTTCCAGACGGACATTAAGAGGTGTGTGGTGAAGTTCGATGCCGTTCCTCAGACCCATTGGCTGTCTCCCATTGCCCAATCCTGCAAGCACTTTCTATCAACACTGTACATCTACATTATGAAGGAGCCATGAGACTTGGAAGCATTCAGATTGAAAGAACACGTGCTTGAAGTCCTGACATTTTCTGGAAGATTGATGGCTGTCTAAACAGTGACTTTCCTTCTTGCCAAGTACAAGTCACAGTATCACATTTGTACAAACAAACAATGACTGCTCTTCTTCCAAAGAGTAGTGAGTCAATTTAATGTGGGTAGTTCCACCAATTAGGTGCCCTTTTTAGTGCGACCTAATTTTAACTGTCATTAGAGCAGATGATCAACTTAAGAAAATTCCACCCAAAGtcttggtatttgtttcattagaccattgagtcccaaaatgttttgttatGTCAACAATAAAGTTTGATGTAGAACTTTCCAAATACAGAAATGTAGCCCGTATGATGCATCAGACTAGAAGTCAAAATGCTGAATGTCattttccatgtggtctatattaaagggcacttaatttaacaggcttttaaaattgaATTGGTGCAcaattaaaatatcaaagggatgcaaagGAACTTTGTGGAATGACCCATTCGCTTAAGATGATCAACTTTTGCTCAATGTACTTGTACAGAAGCATGTATCTTTCAGTGTCGTAATGCATTTTCCACTGTGTCGGAGTGAGTACTGTGGTAGGTGCTCATACCGCTGAATTGAGATCCAGTCTGATACCTACAGCATATCATCTCTGGGACTTTACACTGAAGAAATTGACAATAAATCCAATGATTGTTTTGCTGCACCACTGTAGAGGACATGAATTGTATGATGAGCTATTAATGTTGTGGGATGCAACAGTCTAGCCAGGCTTTGCACACTTTACACTGCTGCATTTGCTAGGAACAGAACGGGGAGTGGGTTAACCTTGCATTTGTTTCaatgttttgctacagtgtgcactaatgaatattcTCCCGTTGATTACAGGACAGAATGATGCCCATGGGGGATATTTTAGAATGTTGGATCTTTTTAAATCTTAATGCATTTTATTCAGATACTGTAGTGATGATTGAATCTTAAAGTATCTTTCCTGTGGTCCAGTTTACTTTTGTGCTATATATACTTTCATATGCAAAATAAACTTTTAAACACTATCGTGATAAGTGCTGTAAACAGGAGTGAAATCACCAATTAGATTATTTGTTTTTATTCCACTTATCCATTGGGTTCAATACAGCCTCTGAGAAAGACAACCTGATTATAGTAGCATTAAATTAAGGGCTGAACACACTTAAACATCACTTGTTACACAAGCAGTTGTCTTTTGGCACAATGACCACATCTAGAATCGGTTTATCCTCCCCAAACCCCAATGGGAGAAAACACAACACTAACCTAGATCAGCATTAATTAAGGGTCAGGAAATCAAATTAACAAAGTCTAGTGCTTGTTATTACTCTGTCACCTCCTGGTGGTCAAGAGGAGCGGCGGTAGGTGATGTGCAAATGCTGCATAAGTGGCCCACCCTCCATCGCCATGGAGACAGTCTGCTCAAGCTTCCCATCCGGTCTCAGCTGGAACACTCTGGAAATctgagggagagaacaggaaTCCATCAAATCCTAATTACTGTGGTTTAACCAGAGTAGTGCACTTGACACCAGAGAGTATCCAATTGGAAGAGAGCTTGTTCAATTCTGTAACACTATTGGATCTGTCAATTTTGTAAAACTTGATGTAACACATGTCAAGATCCAAAAGAACCAGAAAGTTGTAAGCAACTTGGCACAAGGTAGCTTCCAAGTCCTAAGCTCCTCTGTATTTACAGATCAGGAAATAGCAAAGCGGTAAGTTGTTTTTGGACCAACCATTGAATATCTATTAGGGAAATAGGCCAAATTTTGTTGGATCGAAAAGAGTATCAACAGACTGGAAAGTGGCAGTCTCACCTGCTGTACATGGGGTTCTTTAGCGAAGGAGGTTCTGGCCAGGGCATGGGTGTGTAGAGTTAACTGCTGTCCAGTCAGGTCTCCTTCCTCAATCTCCACCAGGCCTTTAAAGAGAACTCCAGATTTATAGGAGGTTTGATCTCATGGACAGATCAATGCAAACACAACTGATACTGTCAAATCTGTTGAACTAATGGGATGATGAGCAGCAGTAGTTCTGGTGTTTtgtcactggttatttggaccaaaaaaaaaaaaagtgttggcATCTTTTGACATTTGGAGGGGACATTTGGCCATAACTTGCAAAGCGAGAGGGTGGAACTCGTCCTGTTTCTGCTCCAGTTCTAGTATCTTTTCATCTCTTCTCTCAATACGTATGGAACCAGAACTTAAATCAAGCCGCTGACTAATTACGTGAGACTTCAGATTTGGGTTATCTGAGATTAGAGGTTCAGACCTGGTTTAATAGCTTAGTTGAACAGATGAAAGGTTGCAGATTCAAGTCCCACTTGGGCAACGCTCTAAATGATCTGAAGGGTAAGTACAGGCTAGGTCTGAGCATTGAACAGTCTCGTACCGGAGTTCTGTGCTATAATGAAGGCTACTCTGTTGCCGCCTGGTTGTATTCTGATGAAGCCACACTCCCTGTGCATAGGTTTCTTATTCTCAGCATGGAATGCATTAAACCTGCAGAACAGGGGAAATAAATGTACACGTGATTATTATAACACTGTACGTTCATCCTAGCCCGGAAACACAATGTCGAATTTATTGTGGGGCATAAATTAGCATTTGGATCAGAAATTTCCTCATGACCTCTAcgagccagaatgttgaatacaatTATATTTGGAACTTACTTTACCGGTTGTCTGTGTGGTTGGTCCTTTTGCAGGTAGGAGTGAGAGACAATACATCCACAGGAAAGTATGTAATTATACTTTTCAAAGCGCTGGAAGTTGGTGGTTTCTATCAAAGATACTGGCCAAACTTGGGCACGTTTACATGGTTCTGCACAAGCAAATATCAAAGGCGGCATTCAACAAACAGTACAAGAACATTAGCCAGCAGGAATCCTCTCACCCGGAAGCATATTGTCGCTGGACATTTTAACTAGGGAGGAACCGATTACATTTTTGGCCAAAACCGATATTTTGCTTGCAAAAAACCCAATACCGATAACCAataacattttagtggccttaagcattctagtacagttagtTTGTTGGCCTTTACCCATGTTCCTATTACCAGTAAAACAATCAAAACCAATTACTTCATTTGTTCAGTCTCAatcaggatttcatcatacatgtcaagcagtgaagtttcagctctgtccaTGGCCTCTTCCTCGGTACACACTCGGTGTCcttttccatcttgtccagctgtctaATATTTCATGTAAACCCTGCTTGTTTGCGTCGAAGTAGAGGTCCTTgtatcgagcatggtggcgacagtAAAGGAGGTTCtgagagaatgccaccgaattGCTTATTCACAGAGTACTTGTAGAGTACTTTTGCAAGTTAACCCCATGGTCAATGTCGTctgttttgttgagcaggcgtttaAATGCCATGAaagagggtatcacgtctgctgcagacgcaGTTGATGAACGCatttctcgagtcagttgttcgaatggagctagGAGTGTGTTCAAGTTTCAAACAGGTTCTCAAATGCCATTtaaaatggcagcagcggtatgagaacgAGGACATTGAGCATGCAATACGGTTTTCCTCAATATGAAATCCTcgtcgacccactgtgctgtcagactcagcatgctcatggaGCTGATATCGCTGGGCCAAATgagaagctaatagcagtgacgaccatagcaagtagctcatggatATGGGTTTCAATAATACTGTGCAACTCCGGTGGggtaacatctgaaaaatagtgtCTACTTGGTAGACTCGAGgcgctcgaccagtcggcgaaagccaacatcatccacaacagagacggttgattgtcaagggcaatgatttccattatcttggcgttgatggatttcgcctttgagttgtcttgctgaaatgttcactctttcaaatgactgctcgacttgaactTGTTGGAAGTGCGCTAagtatttttctgcttttgttctgtgtagcgCAGTATTTTTCATGCCGTCATTACATCTACGTTATattaggtatgcacgtcagctttgacatcagtATTAAGCTAGAAATCTGGCCGATGTTGACATTTATCTAATATCGTCAGATTCCAATATGCTTACCGATATCATGCATCCCTAATTTTAACCAAAATCTTCCAAAGTATCACCAACATGTATCCTAACCCATGATGCTTGACACCAAGCTCAAAGTCCTGGGTCTGGACaacaccctctgcaactggatcctggactacctGATGGGCAAACCACAGGCTGAGGCTTGacaacaacaccacactactCTTAACACAggtgtgtcctcagtcctctgctgtactccTGGTTCACCCACGACTGACTTTGCGTGACACCAACTCCGTTGACGACAccacggttgtaggcctgataaccaacaaggagtcagcctatagggaggtgagAACTGAACTGGCATTGAGGtaccaagacaacaacctctccctcaatatcaGCAGAACAAAGAAGTTGACTGTTGACTTCAGAAAGCAAAGGGAACATGCCTggatccacatcaacaggactgCATTAGTCAGCATTTTCCACTGAGGACTTGACATGGACCAATAACACCACCAGTCAGGGGTGCAACAAGCGCTGCTACTTCCTAAGGCGGCTGAAGTCATTTGACATGCCATCCCCCAGTCCTCTCCCAATACTACCGctacaccatcaagagcatcctgaccggttgcatcatggCCTGGTACAGGAATTGCTCTGTCCACAACCGCAAGGCCCTCCAGCAGGGGGTGAAGTGCGTCACTGGGCCCGTGTTCCCACCCATCCAGGATATCTACTTGAAACAGTGCACGAGGAAGTCTCGcacatcatcaaggaccccacacacaccaGCTGTTCACTTCCTTACAGTCAGGCAGACggtatcagagcatgaggtctgattgACTCAGAGACCATTTCTGTTGGTATCTACAAACtgtcagactgctgaacacttggtCAGTCCAGTTCACCTGCTGAGTCTCTGCACACATGCACTATACACTTGCCCCCCAATTCCTGCCTTCCCCAAAACATGtttaaatattggactataaaattgttcctgtattttatttattctaTTCAGCCATTTACTTTGTTCATATTCTTATCTGttgttatttcttattgttgcattgtcaagaaggaacctgcaagttagCATTTCCTTGGGCGATGTTCACCATGTAGAGAGCTTGGGactaaggttctatctgcattttTGTCCAAATGTTATTGACAGCCTAGTTCAAATGTTCTCTACCAATATAGTACTCAATACCCATTCATGTTTGATAAATTCAAGATAAAAATGGCTGACACTTCAGAAatttaaagccaattatctcagtCATCTTTTTTTGCATAAAAGTTTGTAATtctactttcctgtggatatgtCTCACACACGAACCTGCAAAAGGACCAACCACACGGACAACAGGTAAAGTCAATCAAAATATAACTTGATTCATCATTCTGGCTTGTAAAGGTTGTGAGAGGAAACTTCCCTGACCCAAACACTCATTTATGCCAGACGTTGAATCCAAAACAATTAGTCATTTAGCTgaggcttttatccaaagcaacttatatcaaatgtatgcacgcatgactatgTATGGTGATTACTGGCGCACTACTATACCAACTGAGCTAGAAAGGACATGATTTTAAAATATCATAGCAGGCTAAGCACAACCTTGACAGACTCTCCTTGTGTAGTGTGATTTTTGTTAGGCCTGCTGTACCCTAGTCATCTGTCAGTCCAACTCACATGAAGTTGATGACTGGTTGGCCCACATGGGAGAAGTGCAGTCTCTCGTTGTAGCGGAAAGGCGGTATGGAGGAGAATGAGCCCTCTCCTGGCTCATCGGACTCCCAGACCCCGAGAAGCCAGTCCAATGCCAGCAGCGCAGGGTTCAGCTCAGCTATGGGAGAACACAAGGGCTTCATATAGGGGACAGTCATTTGCGTAGGCCTAGCCAGACAACCACGGCGCGTATCCAATGTCGACGTAGCCTATGAGCACACAACAAAAACTCAGTCGCTTGCCACTTCAGCTCCACTATACATACGGGTTGCGTTGCTTTACTATTAAATGTTGCTAGTGGTTGTACTAAATGATCCTACAATTACACAAGTTGTTTTTGTTTACATTGTGATAGTAGCTTATTGACGTCATAAATCTTAGTAAAATAACCAGTGGTGTATAGTCGAGGTCATATGCAACCAAAATGTACTTtatttaaataaacaaaatagaACACATGCGTGCCAGCCAGCAAGAATTGAACCTTTGGTGATTCTTGAGCATTCACTCAGTCAGATGTTTCACCGGAAGTACAAATGTGAAGCATCTGCTTGGCGTtgccactcactaccaaatattcattattcattttggttgcctatcctgacgtgaagtttgttctatagaaagtatttgactcgagccacaaaattaaggaaattagaagggggtTCAGGAAGGCTATTTTCTTGCCTGCCCCCCAGGAATGATTAGACTCTAGTCACAAGGATGTGGTTATTTCAGCAATAATAGTTCAGAGCCTCCTACTGTTCTTGCTACCCATCCCATCGTGCTTTCCtacatttatttttctttttAAGACTGTCTTAGTTTAAGAACCTTTAAAAATCCCTGGGCAAAAAATGCAAATATACCTCAACATGAGTGCATTTTCAAATCACCTAAACATAATAGAAAGACACCAAAACAGcacctccaccatccccatcaaccCTCAATAGGACACCCCACCAGCCCCATCTCCACCATCATCAACAGGACAccccagcacctccaccatccccatcaacaCCTCAATAGGACACCCACAGcacctccaccatccccatcaacacctcaataggacacccccagcacctccaccatccccatcaaccctcaataggacacccccagcacctccaccatccccatcaacaCCTCACTATTCCAATCAAACCTCAGCACCTCCACCCGTCCCCATCAACACCTCAATAGGACacccccagcacctccaccatTCCCATCAACACCTCAATAGGACACTCCCAGCACCTCCACCATCAAACCTCAATAGGACACCCCAGCACCTCCATTCCATCAACCCTCAATAGGACACTCCCAGCACCTCCACCATCAACCCTCAATAGGACACCCCAGCACCTCCACATCAACCCTCAATAGGACACCCCAGCACCCACCACCATCAACCCTCAATAGGACACCCCAGCACCTCCACCATTCCATCAACACCTCAATAGGACACTCCCAGCACCTCCACCATCAACCCTCAATAGGACACTCCCAGCACCTCCACCATCAACCCTCAATAGGACACTCCCAGCACCTCCACCATCAACCCTCAATAGGACACTCCCAGCACCTCCACCATCAACCCTCAATAGGACACTCCCAGCACCTCCAACACCTCAATAGGACACGCccagcacctccaccatccccatcaacGCCTCAATAGGACACTCCCAGCACCTCCACCATCAAAACCTCAATAGGACACCCCCAGGCAAGAAAATAGCCTTGCCGAAATCCCcgttctaatttccttaattttgtgggtAGAGTCAAAAATTCTGTGGCAAACAGAGTCAAATTatttctatagaacaaacttcacaTAAGGCAACCGAAATTAATAATTAAAGTGTGTTATATTAAAACCGAGGGAGTAAAATGCAGGCAAGCAAGACACATTTTAGAACGACTAGTCAAATAATACATGGAGAGATTAAGAATTTTGGCAAAGAcatttatttatagactaatacacttgaaacaaatagccaaaccgaaGACAGTGTCTTGATTAAATGATCaaaggacatttaaaaaaattgaaacGCAAAAAAAAATGAAACGCAGCCTAACGTGATGAGAAAcctcaactagcaagcaagtcgcagcaatTGAAGAATTGAGTGGCAGGGGGAGCTTTCCGGTACAACACccgcagtgggagaagatggcgtTAGGCAAATTCTCATCGATTAAACATTTGACCTCAATACATTTTATGTTTCCAAAACTACAGTATaatatgttatgaacagagtgaactacgttttgtagactttaccctttgccaaagttttaaTTTGGCGTTCTTCAGAAGTATTGCAAGGGCGAATTGATTTATTGACAGCACACGTCAGTGTAGACGTACCCTATTGGAAATAAGCAAATGTGGGCCTATGCTAGAACgagccaataggatctcactaggTTGTGCTTGGCTCGCCCACGTACTtgcgttttatttatttaactaggcaaatcagttaagcacaaattcttatttacaatgacggcctaccggggaatagtgggttaactgccttgttcaggggcagaacgacagatttttatcttgtcaactcggggattctaACTACATCTGTTCTGCCAACACAGTACAATATGTGTAGTTCTCACTCACTAATCCAAGGTTACGCGTACTACACGTACTATATGAATGATGTGTGTGATGATATTTACCTTTTACAGTGGGGTGATTGTAGTCTAATCGGGTGGATTAATTTGCTACCATTGGAAATGACTGGCCGTGGtccatcttgggttagttataaaataACTTTGGTTTAGCCCGAGAAAACAATCTCAGGACAGGATATAGCTGGGCGCACTTGCTACTAGGCTAATTCAGGACACTTTCATGCCTTGATGTAAGGAGCTGGCGGCAAAACGTTTGATTAAACAAGTCAGAGACGAACAAATGCATCAAATTACATATTTAAAGAGAGCGAATAGATATACAATCCCTAAATCAACTAACTGGCAATAGTAAAACAAAAGTTTAAAACGATTGAGTCTAATCTAGAAAATGAATAGTGAAGTCGCCCGATGGTTGAAGTGTAGAAGGGCCATAAGGAAATTTATAAAATGTGTTTCTTGGGCCGTTATCGATATCATGAATCTAACCTTTATAGCCAACCTACATAAAGCGCAATGTCGCAAGTGTTAtttgtaaaaacaaaataaaGTAAAGCTAGATCTATCGAGTAACATTGTATCGAGTTGGTATGCTGTTGACATTGAATATACATGTATAGAGAGTAGGCTAAGTAAGCAGTTCAAGGATAAAATGTTTCACCGTTGGAAttagattgtaaaaaaaaatgcttaCCTGACTGGTGAAAAGGGCACGCCATTGCAAGGTTGTCTTATTCAAAGTATGTCATTATGTTAGAAAAGACCAATCTTTCGCGATGCAGTGAAATGGTGCATATAATACTGCGACAATATTATTCTCAGGCTGTCATATTACTGACGCCCCCCTTTTTCACAGATTAAtcttcttctgtggggtttatcggcggttggcatccaacgttatggCGCATTACCGcaacctactgtactggagtgtgggctAGAGACAGGGAGAAACGAAATCCTGCCAGCCCCGTTGCTCTTAAAAAATAGAACATATTTGAGGATATATCTAATGACGTTCTACTCCATATACAATTAAACTAATTTCCTGTAACCCCTTCTCCCTCATACCAGATCTCagcctctccctttccctctgatACTGCCCACACTGTAGCATTACATgctccactgtctctgtttcctggCAATAATCACACTTTCCTGTTGGATCCTTTCCTATCACATTTAAGGACTTATTCAACTGGCtttgtcccacccttaatcttgtaaaaatagcctcctctcttctgtcccttccTGCCGTCCTCCCCTCCCTGACTTTCCCCTGTACttgaaataaactcagcaaaaaaataaacatcttctcactgtcaactgcgtttattttcagaaagcttaacatgtgaaaatatttgtatgaacataacaagattcaacaactgagacataaactgaacatttccacagacatgtgactaacagaaatcgaatattgtgtccctgaacaaagggcatgggggtcaaaatcaaaagtaacagtcagtatctggtgtggccaccagctgcattaagtactgcagtacatctcctcctcatggacagcaccagatttgccagttcttgctgtgagatgttaccccactcttccaccaaggcacctgcaagttcccggacattttcttgggggaatggccctagtcctcaccctccgatccaataggtcccagacgtgctcaatgggattgagatccgggcctTTCGCTggacatggcagaacactgacattcttgtcatgctggagggtcatatcaggatgagcctgcaggaagggtaccacatgagggaggaggatgtcttccctgtaacgcacagcattgagattgcctgcaatgacaagctcagtccgataatGCTGTGACNNNNNNNNNNNNNNNNNNNNNNNNNNNNNNNNNNNNNNNNNNNNNNNNNNNNNNNNNNNNNNNNNNNNNNNNNNNNNNNNNNNNNNNNNNNNNNNNNNNNtttatttttattttacctttatttaaccaggtaggcaagttgagaacaagttctcatttacaattgcgacctggccaagataaagcaaagcagttcgacagatacaacgacacagagttacacatggagtaaaacaaacatacagtcaataatacagtataaacaagtctatatacaatgtgagcaaatgaggtgagaagggaggtaaaggcaaaaaaggccatggtggcaaagtaaatacaatatagcaagtaaaacactggaatggtagttttgcaatggaagaatgtgcaaagtagaaataaaaataatggggtgcaaaggagcaaaataaataaataaataaaaattaaatacagttgggaaagaggtagttgtttgggctaaattataggtgggctatgtacaggtgcagtaatctgtgagctgctctgacagttggtgcttaaagctagtgagggagataagtgtttccagtttcagagatttttgtagttcgttccagtcattggcagcagagaactggaaggagaggcggccaaagaaagaattggttttgggggtgactagagagatatacctgctggagcgtgtgctacaggtgggagatgctatggtgaccagcgagctgagataagggggactttacctagcagggtcttgtagatgacatggagccagtgggtttggcgacgagtatgaagcgagggccagccaacgagagcgtacaggtcgcaatggtgggtagtatatggggctttggtgataaaacggattgcactgtgatagactgcatccaatttgttgagtagggtattggaggctattttgtaaatgacatcgccaaagtcgaggactggtaggatggtcagttttacaagggtatgtttggcagcatgagtgaaggatgctttgttgcgaaataggaagccaattctagatttaactttggattggagatgtttgatatgggtctggaaggagagtttacagtctaaccagacacctaagtatttgtagttgtccacgtattctaagtcagagccgtccagagtagtgatgttggacaggctggtaggtgcaggtagcgatcggttgaagagcatgcatttagttttacttgtatttaagagcaattggaggccacggaaggagagttgtatggcattgaagcttgcctggagggttgttaacacagtgtccaaagaagggccggaagtatacagaatggtgtcgtctgcgtagaggtggatcagggattcaccagcagcaagagcgacctcattgatgtatacagagaagagagtcggtccaagaattgaaccctgtggcacccccatagagactgccagaggtccggacagcagaccctccgatttgacacactgaactctatcagagaagtagttggtgaaccaggcgaggcaattatttgagaaaccaaggctgtcgagtctgccgatgaggatgtggtgattgacagagtcgaaagccttggccagatcaatgaatacggctgcacagtaatgtttcttatcgatggcggttaagatatcgtttaggaccttgagcgtggctgaggtgcacccatgaccagctctgaaaccagattgcatagcagagaaggtatggtgagattcgaaatggtcggtaatctgtttgttgacttggctttcaagaccttagaaaggcacggtaggatagatataggtctgtagcagtttgggtcaagagtgtcccccctttgaagagggggggatgaccgcagctgctttccaatctttgggaatctcagacgacacgaaagagaggttgaacaggctagtaataggggtggcaacaatttcggcagataattttagaaagaaagggtccagattgtctagcccggctgatttgtaggggtccagattttgcagctctttcagaacatcagctgaatggatttgggagaaggagaaatggggaaggcttgggcgagttgctgttgggggtgcagtgctgttgtccggggtaggagtagccaggtggaaagcatggccagccgtagaaaaatacttattgaaattctcaattatggtggatttatcattggtgacagtgtttcctatcttcagtgcagtgggcagctgggaggagatgttcttattctccatggactttacagtgtcccagaacttt
This window contains:
- the thap4 gene encoding THAP domain-containing protein 4 isoform X2 is translated as MACPFHQSAELNPALLALDWLLGVWESDEPGEGSFSSIPPFRYNERLHFSHVGQPVINFMFNAFHAENKKPMHRECGFIRIQPGGNRVAFIIAQNSGLVEIEEGDLTGQQLTLHTHALARTSFAKEPHVQQISRVFQLRPDGKLEQTVSMAMEGGPLMQHLHITYRRSS
- the thap4 gene encoding THAP domain-containing protein 4 isoform X1; the protein is MTVPYMKPLCSPIAELNPALLALDWLLGVWESDEPGEGSFSSIPPFRYNERLHFSHVGQPVINFMFNAFHAENKKPMHRECGFIRIQPGGNRVAFIIAQNSGLVEIEEGDLTGQQLTLHTHALARTSFAKEPHVQQISRVFQLRPDGKLEQTVSMAMEGGPLMQHLHITYRRSS